The following coding sequences are from one Microbulbifer sp. TB1203 window:
- a CDS encoding autotransporter outer membrane beta-barrel domain-containing protein — protein sequence MTRPRISRIRRAAVLLLTLCAGYCDPKIALSADSDSLPTRLIVGPGSVLRIPELNARIAPPAGRHLLVENRGSIDLRGNTANHLTIGGDYIGSGTLHLDAVLLGDDSPADRLVIDGGHATGSTEIQVNWAGGRGEQTDTGILLVEATGDGSTADGAFHMQGSLSAGPYEYFLFRGAGGNRSLENNWYLRSSVLPGSAPPAAGTSSPTLVAPAPPPGAAPLPLYRPEIPLYAQAKPLAHRVALEEVGSYHDRCGDQGNWTEANSCAWVRLHHKDGRLGWGGAVENRFDGRTSGFQLGANLFSWPTDAGLREWGLFFGGSRTGGDVRGFARGFKDYHAGHNELDSYYLGGYMTHHRADRGYLDIVFRAALLELESLSTRDIGDTVRGPQLTISVEKGFTFAATDGINLEPQLQAVANYTNLSAFQDGISLAEPDMTPEATLRAGLRGYNSRGNNRYYLFTNLWHTLSGNDELLFGKTRLDGERRASWAEIGAGFVWLERRGGSAFANIGYQRSIDDLDWEGGSANLGFDWRW from the coding sequence ATGACGCGCCCGCGTATTTCCCGTATCCGCCGCGCTGCCGTTCTCCTCTTAACGCTCTGCGCCGGCTACTGCGACCCGAAAATCGCCCTCTCCGCCGACAGCGACTCACTGCCCACCCGCCTGATCGTCGGCCCCGGCAGCGTACTGCGGATACCGGAGCTCAATGCCCGTATCGCCCCTCCCGCCGGACGACATCTGCTGGTGGAAAATCGCGGGAGCATCGATCTGCGGGGAAATACCGCGAACCACCTCACCATCGGCGGCGACTACATCGGCAGCGGCACCCTGCACCTGGACGCGGTGCTCCTGGGCGACGATTCCCCGGCGGACAGACTCGTCATCGATGGCGGCCACGCCACCGGTAGCACCGAAATCCAGGTCAACTGGGCGGGCGGCAGGGGGGAGCAGACGGACACCGGCATACTCCTGGTAGAGGCTACTGGCGACGGCTCCACCGCAGACGGCGCCTTCCACATGCAGGGCTCCCTGTCCGCCGGCCCCTACGAATACTTCCTGTTTCGCGGCGCCGGCGGAAACCGGTCCCTGGAGAACAACTGGTACCTGCGCTCCAGTGTGCTACCGGGCAGCGCACCGCCGGCCGCCGGAACCTCTTCTCCCACCCTGGTGGCACCGGCACCACCGCCGGGCGCGGCCCCGCTGCCACTCTACCGCCCGGAAATCCCCCTCTACGCCCAGGCCAAACCCCTGGCCCACCGGGTCGCCCTTGAGGAGGTCGGCAGCTACCACGACCGCTGCGGCGACCAGGGCAACTGGACCGAAGCGAACAGCTGCGCCTGGGTGCGCCTGCACCACAAGGACGGACGGCTCGGCTGGGGAGGCGCAGTGGAAAATCGCTTCGATGGCCGTACCAGCGGCTTTCAACTGGGGGCCAATCTCTTCAGTTGGCCTACCGATGCCGGCCTGCGGGAGTGGGGTCTGTTTTTCGGCGGCAGCCGCACCGGGGGCGACGTGCGCGGATTCGCCCGGGGTTTCAAAGACTACCACGCAGGCCACAACGAACTGGACAGCTACTACCTGGGCGGCTATATGACCCACCACCGGGCGGACCGAGGCTACCTGGACATAGTATTCAGGGCCGCCTTACTGGAACTGGAAAGCCTCTCCACCCGGGATATCGGCGACACCGTGCGCGGCCCCCAGTTGACGATCTCGGTGGAGAAAGGCTTCACCTTCGCCGCCACCGACGGCATCAACCTGGAGCCCCAGCTCCAGGCTGTGGCCAACTACACCAACCTCAGCGCCTTTCAGGACGGCATCTCCCTCGCGGAACCGGACATGACCCCGGAAGCCACCCTGCGCGCCGGTCTGCGCGGCTACAACAGCCGCGGGAACAACCGCTACTACCTGTTCACCAACCTCTGGCACACCCTCAGCGGCAACGACGAACTGCTGTTCGGCAAGACCCGCCTGGACGGCGAGCGCCGCGCCAGTTGGGCGGAGATAGGGGCAGGCTTTGTATGGCTGGAAAGGCGCGGCGGCAGCGCCTTCGCCAATATCGGCTACCAGCGCTCCATCGACGACCTGGACTGGGAGGGGGGCAGCGCCAACCTGGGTTTCGACTGGCGCTGGTAG
- a CDS encoding co-chaperone GroES — MSIRPLHDRVVVKRLPAETVTKGGIVIPDKAAEKSTQGEVYAVGEGALLDNGELRPLAVKAGDRILFGQYSGPEVKIDNETYLIIKESDILAVLDQTSVQEQAA, encoded by the coding sequence ATGAGTATCAGACCGCTCCACGACCGGGTGGTTGTCAAACGTCTTCCTGCAGAAACCGTCACCAAAGGCGGCATTGTTATTCCGGACAAGGCCGCTGAAAAGTCCACCCAGGGTGAGGTTTACGCGGTGGGTGAAGGTGCTCTACTGGACAATGGAGAACTGAGGCCGCTGGCGGTTAAAGCCGGCGATCGCATTTTGTTTGGCCAGTACTCCGGCCCGGAAGTCAAAATCGACAACGAGACCTACCTGATCATCAAGGAATCCGACATTTTGGCGGTACTGGATCAAACCAGCGTACAGGAGCAAGCAGCATGA